In Mercurialis annua linkage group LG6, ddMerAnnu1.2, whole genome shotgun sequence, the following are encoded in one genomic region:
- the LOC126685846 gene encoding subtilisin-like protease SBT4.4 isoform X2 gives MGSLPEGKYSPLAHQLSLLKEVIGSSSSIEKLLVHNYKRSFNGFAAKLSDHEVQKLANKKEVVSVFPSRTFQVQTTRSWSFMGFDENLHTNQHVESDIIVGVFDTGIWPESASFNDEGYSPPPRKWKGSCNGGKNFTCNNKIIGARYYGWGSSDSARDEVGHGTHTASTAAGNKVIDASLLGIAQGTARGGVPSARIAAYKICSVSGCAGADILAAFDDAIADGVDVISLSLGFLSAQSYDEDPIAIGSFHAMVKGIFISQSAGNSGMFGTVSSVAPWILSVAASSIDRQIINKVVLGNGQTYTGNSINTFSLEGPNFPLIYERNASKPCSHSDGRFWRSECLDSDLVKGKIVLCDFSSGESAAMGAGAVGSIVRNGGYEDVSYVVPFPSVHLNSKNFDAVKSYMESSSQPVATILKSESINDSSAPVVASFSSLGPNLITLDLLKPDISAPGIDILAAYPDDISPTEALLDERRVQFNILSGTSMSCPHAASIAAYVKTFHPEWSPSAIKSAIMTTALPMNAAASSYAEFAYGSGHVNPLKAIDPGLVYGAHKADYIKFLCSISYTDDMVRRISGDNSTCPQVSQEPKDLNYPSMTARVEPEKSFTISFYRTVTNVGFSNLTYEAKVFTNSGLEIKVVPQVLSFKSVNEEKSFNVTVVGRGLADRKMSSASLVWSDGTHVVRSPIVVHAYV, from the exons ATGGGGTCACTTCCTGAAGGGAAATACTCACCATTGGCTCACCAACTTAGTTTGCTTAAAGAAGTTATCGGAAGCAGCAG CTCCATAGAAAAATTGTTGGTTCACAATTACAAAAGGAGTTTCAACGGATTTGCTGCTAAACTTTCTGATCATGAGGTGCAGAAGCTTGCAA ACAAGAAGGAAGTAGTCTCAGTCTTTCCAAGCAGAACTTTCCAGGTTCAGACAACAAGGTCCTGGAGCTTCATGGGATTCGATGAGAATCTACACACAAATCAACATGTTGAGAGTGATATCATAGTTGGTGTTTTTGACACTGGGATCTGGCCTGAATCAGCGAGTTTCAATGATGAAGGTTACAGTCCTCCTCCAAGGAAGTGGAAGGGAAGCTGTAATGGTGGCAAAAATTTCACCTGCAACAA TAAGATAATTGGAGCCCGATATTACGGCTGGGGATCATCAGATTCTGCAAGGGATGAAGTAGGTCATGGAACACATACTGCATCCACAGCTGCAGGGAACAAAGTTATTGATGCTAGTCTTCTAGGCATTGCTCAAGGTACTGCAAGAGGAGGGGTACCCTCTGCCAGAATTGCTGCATACAAAATTTGCTCGGTTTCCGGATGCGCTGGAGCAGACATTTTAGCAGCCTTCGATGATGCTATTGCTGATGGAGTTGACGTTATATCCCTTTCTCTGGGATTTCTTTCTGCTCAAAGCTATGACGAAGATCCCATTGCAATTGGATCATTTCATGCCATGGTAAAGGGGATATTTATCTCCCAATCTGCAGGCAATAGTGGCATGTTTGGAACAGTGTCAAGTGTAGCACCATGGATTCTGTCTGTTGCTGCAAGCAGTATAGATCGTCAGATCATTAATAAAGTTGTTCTTGGAAATGGACAAACATATACT GGAAATTCAATTAATACATTCTCCTTGGAAGGACCGAATTTTCCTTTGATTTATGAGAGAAATGCATCAAAACCCTGCTCACATTCGGATGGCAG ATTTTGGCGGAGTGAATGTCTAGACAGCGATTTGGTAAAAGGGAAGATTGTACTTTGTGATTTTTCTTCAGGAGAGAGTGCGGCTATGGGAGCTGGTGCTGTTGGATCTATCGTACGAAATGGCGGATATGAAGATGTATCCTATGTTGTCCCATTTCCTTCAGTTCATTTAAACTCCAAGAATTTCGATGCTGTCAAATCCTACATGGAGTCTTCAAG TCAGCCTGTAGCAACCATATTAAAAAGTGAATCGATCAACGATTCTTCAGCGCCTGTGGTTGCTTCCTTCTCGTCTCTGGGACCGAATCTGATTACACTAGATCTTCTGAAG CCAGACATAAGTGCACCTGGGATAGATATCTTGGCAGCATATCCTGATGATATTTCACCCACAGAAGCCCTTCTAGACGAGCGGCGAGTACAATTCAACATACTATCTGGAACGTCAATGTCTTGTCCGCATGCCGCCAGTATAGCAGCTTATgttaaaacatttcaccctgAATGGTCTCCTTCAGCTATCAAATCTGCGATTATGACTACTG CGCTACCGATGAATGCTGCTGCAAGTTCATATGCTGAGTTTGCTTATGGATCTGGACACGTAAATCCTTTAAAAGCTATCGATCCAGGACTTGTATACGGAGCACATAAAGCGGACTACATAAAATTTCTCTGCAGCATCAGCTATACTGATGATATGGTAAGACGCATCTCTGGAGATAATAGCACCTGTCCTCAAGTTTCTCAGGAACCGAAGGATTTGAATTACCCTTCTATGACCGCTAGAGTCGAACCCGAGAAATCTTTCACTATCAGCTTTTACAGAACAGTTACTAACGTTGGTTTCAGTAATTTAACATATGAAGCAAAGGTTTTTACGAATTCGGGACTTGA
- the LOC126685846 gene encoding subtilisin-like protease SBT4.4 isoform X3, whose amino-acid sequence MAYASTLFPCFSFLLILAMRMSYISADEDRKVYIVYMGSLPEGKYSPLAHQLSLLKEVIGSSSSIEKLLVHNYKRSFNGFAAKLSDHEVQKLANKKEVVSVFPSRTFQVQTTRSWSFMGFDENLHTNQHVESDIIVGVFDTGIWPESASFNDEGYSPPPRKWKGSCNGGKNFTCNNKIIGARYYGWGSSDSARDEVGHGTHTASTAAGNKVIDASLLGIAQGTARGGVPSARIAAYKICSVSGCAGADILAAFDDAIADGVDVISLSLGFLSAQSYDEDPIAIGSFHAMVKGIFISQSAGNSGMFGTVSSVAPWILSVAASSIDRQIINKVVLGNGQTYTGNSINTFSLEGPNFPLIYERNASKPCSHSDGRFWRSECLDSDLVKGKIVLCDFSSGESAAMGAGAVGSIVRNGGYEDVSYVVPFPSVHLNSKNFDAVKSYMESSSQPVATILKSESINDSSAPVVASFSSLGPNLITLDLLKPDISAPGIDILAAYPDDISPTEALLDERRVQFNILSGTSMSCPHAASIAAYVKTFHPEWSPSAIKSAIMTTALPMNAAASSYAEFAYGSGHVNPLKAIDPGLVYGAHKADYIKFLCSISYTDDMVRRISGDNSTCPQVSQEPKDLNYPSMTARVEPEKSFTISFYRTVTNVGFSNLTYEAKVFTNSGLEIKVVPQVLSFKSVNEEKSFNVTVVGRGLADRKMSSASLVWSDGTHVVRSPIVVHAYV is encoded by the exons ATGGCTTATGCATCAACGTTGTTTCCTTGCTTTTCCTTTCTTCTTATATTGGCTATGAGAATGTCATATATCTCTGCAGATGAAGATAGAAAG GTCTACATTGTGTACATGGGGTCACTTCCTGAAGGGAAATACTCACCATTGGCTCACCAACTTAGTTTGCTTAAAGAAGTTATCGGAAGCAGCAG CTCCATAGAAAAATTGTTGGTTCACAATTACAAAAGGAGTTTCAACGGATTTGCTGCTAAACTTTCTGATCATGAGGTGCAGAAGCTTGCAA ACAAGAAGGAAGTAGTCTCAGTCTTTCCAAGCAGAACTTTCCAGGTTCAGACAACAAGGTCCTGGAGCTTCATGGGATTCGATGAGAATCTACACACAAATCAACATGTTGAGAGTGATATCATAGTTGGTGTTTTTGACACTGGGATCTGGCCTGAATCAGCGAGTTTCAATGATGAAGGTTACAGTCCTCCTCCAAGGAAGTGGAAGGGAAGCTGTAATGGTGGCAAAAATTTCACCTGCAACAA TAAGATAATTGGAGCCCGATATTACGGCTGGGGATCATCAGATTCTGCAAGGGATGAAGTAGGTCATGGAACACATACTGCATCCACAGCTGCAGGGAACAAAGTTATTGATGCTAGTCTTCTAGGCATTGCTCAAGGTACTGCAAGAGGAGGGGTACCCTCTGCCAGAATTGCTGCATACAAAATTTGCTCGGTTTCCGGATGCGCTGGAGCAGACATTTTAGCAGCCTTCGATGATGCTATTGCTGATGGAGTTGACGTTATATCCCTTTCTCTGGGATTTCTTTCTGCTCAAAGCTATGACGAAGATCCCATTGCAATTGGATCATTTCATGCCATGGTAAAGGGGATATTTATCTCCCAATCTGCAGGCAATAGTGGCATGTTTGGAACAGTGTCAAGTGTAGCACCATGGATTCTGTCTGTTGCTGCAAGCAGTATAGATCGTCAGATCATTAATAAAGTTGTTCTTGGAAATGGACAAACATATACT GGAAATTCAATTAATACATTCTCCTTGGAAGGACCGAATTTTCCTTTGATTTATGAGAGAAATGCATCAAAACCCTGCTCACATTCGGATGGCAG ATTTTGGCGGAGTGAATGTCTAGACAGCGATTTGGTAAAAGGGAAGATTGTACTTTGTGATTTTTCTTCAGGAGAGAGTGCGGCTATGGGAGCTGGTGCTGTTGGATCTATCGTACGAAATGGCGGATATGAAGATGTATCCTATGTTGTCCCATTTCCTTCAGTTCATTTAAACTCCAAGAATTTCGATGCTGTCAAATCCTACATGGAGTCTTCAAG TCAGCCTGTAGCAACCATATTAAAAAGTGAATCGATCAACGATTCTTCAGCGCCTGTGGTTGCTTCCTTCTCGTCTCTGGGACCGAATCTGATTACACTAGATCTTCTGAAG CCAGACATAAGTGCACCTGGGATAGATATCTTGGCAGCATATCCTGATGATATTTCACCCACAGAAGCCCTTCTAGACGAGCGGCGAGTACAATTCAACATACTATCTGGAACGTCAATGTCTTGTCCGCATGCCGCCAGTATAGCAGCTTATgttaaaacatttcaccctgAATGGTCTCCTTCAGCTATCAAATCTGCGATTATGACTACTG CGCTACCGATGAATGCTGCTGCAAGTTCATATGCTGAGTTTGCTTATGGATCTGGACACGTAAATCCTTTAAAAGCTATCGATCCAGGACTTGTATACGGAGCACATAAAGCGGACTACATAAAATTTCTCTGCAGCATCAGCTATACTGATGATATGGTAAGACGCATCTCTGGAGATAATAGCACCTGTCCTCAAGTTTCTCAGGAACCGAAGGATTTGAATTACCCTTCTATGACCGCTAGAGTCGAACCCGAGAAATCTTTCACTATCAGCTTTTACAGAACAGTTACTAACGTTGGTTTCAGTAATTTAACATATGAAGCAAAGGTTTTTACGAATTCGGGACTTGA
- the LOC126685847 gene encoding pentatricopeptide repeat-containing protein At4g14850, protein MLAFTSNSLATVLRSAISTSSSLLGRATHAIIIKTQLCPLSSFLSNHLITMYSKLDLPNSAQLVLELTPTPFRSVVTWTALISGSVQNGHFSFALIHFLNMLRENIQPNDFTFPCAFKASASLLLPFLGRQIHAVAVKLSQIDDVFVGCSAFDMYLKTGLVCDACKLFDELPERNVVTWNAFISNAVLEGRYRDAVDAYTELRRAGCDPDSITICAFLNACAEPVCLDLGRQMHGYVFRSGFATNVSVLNGLIDFYGKCKQARLAEMVFGEIENRNAVSWCSVVAAFEQNGEEEKACLLFLEGREEGIKPTDYMVSSAISACAGLAGLELGRSVHALAVKACLEGDIFVSSALVDMYGKCGSVQDSEQAFNEMPERNLVTWNAMISGYACQGHADMAIRLFQEMTSEVAPNYITLVCVLSACSRGGAVDLGMEIFESMRDRYRIEPGAEHYACVVDLLGRAGMVDHAYRFLLNMPIRPTSEVWGALLNACRVYGKQELGKIAADKLFKLDPKDSGNHVLLSNMFAAAGRWEEATSVRQEMMDVGIKKGAGCSWLTAKNMVHVFQAKDTSHAMNTEIQAMLAKLRTEMKAAGYLPDTNYALYDIEEEEKSSEVWYHSEKIALAFGLIVIPPGVPIRITKNLRICGDCHSAFKFISGIVGREIVVRDNSRFHCFRESQCSCGDYW, encoded by the coding sequence ATGCTTGCCTTCACTTCCAATTCACTAGCCACTGTTCTCCGATCAGCAATTTCAACAAGCTCCTCCTTACTCGGCCGAGCAACTCATGCCATAATCATCAAAACCCAATTATGCCCACTTTCATCCTTCCTCTCCAATCACCTCATCACCATGTACTCCAAGCTCGACCTTCCAAACTCAGCCCAACTCGTCCTCGAGCTTACCCCAACTCCCTTTCGCTCCGTCGTCACCTGGACCGCCCTTATTTCCGGTTCTGTTCAGAATGGCCATTTCTCATTTGCCCTTATCCATTTCCTTAACATGCTCCGTGAGAATATCCAACCCAATGACTTCACTTTCCCTTGTGCTTTCAAGGCATCGGCTTCTCTATTGTTACCCTTTTTGGGGAGACAGATTCATGCCGTTGCTGTTAAGTTAAGTCAGATTGATGATGTGTTTGTGGGCTGCAGCGCGTTTGATATGTACTTGAAAACTGGACTTGTTTGTGACGCATGTAAACTGTTCGATGAATTGCCTGAGAGAAACGTTGTTACTTGGAATGCGTTTATTTCTAATGCTGTGCTCGAAGGGAGGTATAGAGATGCTGTTGATGCTTATACCGAGCTTAGAAGGGCGGGTTGTGACCCGGATTCGATTACAATTTGTGCGTTTCTTAATGCGTGTGCTGAACCTGTGTGTTTAGACCTTGGAAGACAgatgcatggttatgtttttCGAAGTGGGTTTGCGACGAATGTGTCGGTTTTGAATGGGCTTATTGATTTTTATGGCAAGTGTAAACAGGCTAGATTAGCAGAGATGGTGTTTGGCGAAATAGAGAATAGGAATGCTGTTTCTTGGTGCTCGGTAGTGGCTGCTTTTGAGCAGAATGGAGAAGAGGAGAAGGCTTGTTTGTTGTTTTTAGAGGGCCGGGAAGAAGGAATTAAGCCAACTGATTATATGGTTTCTTCTGCTATTAGTGCGTGTGCAGGGCTGGCGGGTCTTGAATTGGGAAGGTCAGTTCACGCACTCGCTGTGAAAGCATGCCTGGAGGGTGATATTTTTGTTAGCAGTGCCCTTGTTGACATGTATGGGAAATGTGGAAGCGTTCAGGATTCTGAGCAAGCTTTTAATGAGATGCCTGAGAGGAACTTGGTTACATGGAATGCTATGATTAGCGGATACGCATGCCAAGgacatgctgacatggctatcAGATTGTTTCAAGAAATGACTTCTGAGGTGGCACCAAACTATATCACACTGGTATGTGTTTTATCAGCTTGTAGTAGAGGAGGCGCAGTTGACTTAGGCATGGAGATTTTTGAATCCATGAGGGACAGGTACAGGATTGAACCAGGGGCAGAACATTATGCTTGTGTTGTAGATTTGTTAGGGAGGGCTGGTATGGTGGATCATGCCTACAGGTTTCTACTGAATATGCCTATCCGTCCAACAAGTGAAGTTTGGGGTGCCCTTTTAAATGCCTGCAGGGTTTATGGGAAGCAAGAGTTGGGAAAGATAGCAGCTgataaattattcaaattggaTCCAAAAGATTCTGGCAACCATGTGCTGCTTTCAAACATGTTTGCTGCTGCTGGCAGGTGGGAGGAAGCCACCTCGGTGAGACAGGAAATGATGGATGTTGGAATCAAGAAAGGTGCAGGTTGTAGTTGGCTTACTGCAAAGAATATGGTCCATGTTTTTCAAGCAAAGGATACATCCCATGCAATGAACACAGAGATCCAAGCAATGCTAGCTAAGTTAAGAACGGAAATGAAGGCAGCTGGCTACTTGCCTGACACAAACTATGCACTCTATGATATAGAAGAAGAGGAGAAAAGTAGTGAAGTTTGGTACCACAGTGAGAAGATTGCCCTTGCCTTTGGCCTCATAGTTATCCCTCCTGGAGTACCTATAAGAATCACAAAAAACCTCAGGATCTGTGGTGATTGCCATAGTGCTTTTAAGTTCATATCAGGCATAGTTGGCAGAGAAATTGTTGTTCGTGATAACAGCCGATTTCATTGTTTTCGGGAAAGTCAGTGTTCTTGTGGAGATTATTGGTGA
- the LOC126685846 gene encoding subtilisin-like protease SBT4.4 isoform X1, with protein sequence MVIKQCQHINFLFKRLEPYPYGNLQVYIVYMGSLPEGKYSPLAHQLSLLKEVIGSSSSIEKLLVHNYKRSFNGFAAKLSDHEVQKLANKKEVVSVFPSRTFQVQTTRSWSFMGFDENLHTNQHVESDIIVGVFDTGIWPESASFNDEGYSPPPRKWKGSCNGGKNFTCNNKIIGARYYGWGSSDSARDEVGHGTHTASTAAGNKVIDASLLGIAQGTARGGVPSARIAAYKICSVSGCAGADILAAFDDAIADGVDVISLSLGFLSAQSYDEDPIAIGSFHAMVKGIFISQSAGNSGMFGTVSSVAPWILSVAASSIDRQIINKVVLGNGQTYTGNSINTFSLEGPNFPLIYERNASKPCSHSDGRFWRSECLDSDLVKGKIVLCDFSSGESAAMGAGAVGSIVRNGGYEDVSYVVPFPSVHLNSKNFDAVKSYMESSSQPVATILKSESINDSSAPVVASFSSLGPNLITLDLLKPDISAPGIDILAAYPDDISPTEALLDERRVQFNILSGTSMSCPHAASIAAYVKTFHPEWSPSAIKSAIMTTALPMNAAASSYAEFAYGSGHVNPLKAIDPGLVYGAHKADYIKFLCSISYTDDMVRRISGDNSTCPQVSQEPKDLNYPSMTARVEPEKSFTISFYRTVTNVGFSNLTYEAKVFTNSGLEIKVVPQVLSFKSVNEEKSFNVTVVGRGLADRKMSSASLVWSDGTHVVRSPIVVHAYV encoded by the exons ATGGTTATAAAGCAGTGCCAAcacataaattttctatttaaaagaCTCGAACCGTACCCTTATGG GAATTTGCAGGTCTACATTGTGTACATGGGGTCACTTCCTGAAGGGAAATACTCACCATTGGCTCACCAACTTAGTTTGCTTAAAGAAGTTATCGGAAGCAGCAG CTCCATAGAAAAATTGTTGGTTCACAATTACAAAAGGAGTTTCAACGGATTTGCTGCTAAACTTTCTGATCATGAGGTGCAGAAGCTTGCAA ACAAGAAGGAAGTAGTCTCAGTCTTTCCAAGCAGAACTTTCCAGGTTCAGACAACAAGGTCCTGGAGCTTCATGGGATTCGATGAGAATCTACACACAAATCAACATGTTGAGAGTGATATCATAGTTGGTGTTTTTGACACTGGGATCTGGCCTGAATCAGCGAGTTTCAATGATGAAGGTTACAGTCCTCCTCCAAGGAAGTGGAAGGGAAGCTGTAATGGTGGCAAAAATTTCACCTGCAACAA TAAGATAATTGGAGCCCGATATTACGGCTGGGGATCATCAGATTCTGCAAGGGATGAAGTAGGTCATGGAACACATACTGCATCCACAGCTGCAGGGAACAAAGTTATTGATGCTAGTCTTCTAGGCATTGCTCAAGGTACTGCAAGAGGAGGGGTACCCTCTGCCAGAATTGCTGCATACAAAATTTGCTCGGTTTCCGGATGCGCTGGAGCAGACATTTTAGCAGCCTTCGATGATGCTATTGCTGATGGAGTTGACGTTATATCCCTTTCTCTGGGATTTCTTTCTGCTCAAAGCTATGACGAAGATCCCATTGCAATTGGATCATTTCATGCCATGGTAAAGGGGATATTTATCTCCCAATCTGCAGGCAATAGTGGCATGTTTGGAACAGTGTCAAGTGTAGCACCATGGATTCTGTCTGTTGCTGCAAGCAGTATAGATCGTCAGATCATTAATAAAGTTGTTCTTGGAAATGGACAAACATATACT GGAAATTCAATTAATACATTCTCCTTGGAAGGACCGAATTTTCCTTTGATTTATGAGAGAAATGCATCAAAACCCTGCTCACATTCGGATGGCAG ATTTTGGCGGAGTGAATGTCTAGACAGCGATTTGGTAAAAGGGAAGATTGTACTTTGTGATTTTTCTTCAGGAGAGAGTGCGGCTATGGGAGCTGGTGCTGTTGGATCTATCGTACGAAATGGCGGATATGAAGATGTATCCTATGTTGTCCCATTTCCTTCAGTTCATTTAAACTCCAAGAATTTCGATGCTGTCAAATCCTACATGGAGTCTTCAAG TCAGCCTGTAGCAACCATATTAAAAAGTGAATCGATCAACGATTCTTCAGCGCCTGTGGTTGCTTCCTTCTCGTCTCTGGGACCGAATCTGATTACACTAGATCTTCTGAAG CCAGACATAAGTGCACCTGGGATAGATATCTTGGCAGCATATCCTGATGATATTTCACCCACAGAAGCCCTTCTAGACGAGCGGCGAGTACAATTCAACATACTATCTGGAACGTCAATGTCTTGTCCGCATGCCGCCAGTATAGCAGCTTATgttaaaacatttcaccctgAATGGTCTCCTTCAGCTATCAAATCTGCGATTATGACTACTG CGCTACCGATGAATGCTGCTGCAAGTTCATATGCTGAGTTTGCTTATGGATCTGGACACGTAAATCCTTTAAAAGCTATCGATCCAGGACTTGTATACGGAGCACATAAAGCGGACTACATAAAATTTCTCTGCAGCATCAGCTATACTGATGATATGGTAAGACGCATCTCTGGAGATAATAGCACCTGTCCTCAAGTTTCTCAGGAACCGAAGGATTTGAATTACCCTTCTATGACCGCTAGAGTCGAACCCGAGAAATCTTTCACTATCAGCTTTTACAGAACAGTTACTAACGTTGGTTTCAGTAATTTAACATATGAAGCAAAGGTTTTTACGAATTCGGGACTTGA